In Lacinutrix sp. Bg11-31, the DNA window GCCTGTCTTTTTTATAATTTAAAATAACACCATTACGCTTTAGTGGTATTGGACCTCCTTTTTCACTTCCAACACCAATGGTAAAAATTCTAATACCAGCTTCACTAGCTTCTTCGGCTACACTTGCTGCAGCTTCACTATGGTCTTCTCCATCAGAAATAATGACCAATACACGATTGGTTTGTTGGTCGTCATCATAATATGTTTTTGCTAATTCGATGGCTTCATTAATTGCTGTTCCTTGTGAAGACATCATGTCTGTATTCATGTTTTGAAGAAACATTTTAGCAGAACCATAGTCTGTAGTAATTGGTAGTTGCGGAAACGCTTTGCCTGCATAAGCAATAATCCCAACACGATCACTTGCTAAGTTATTTATAATTTGTGTAACTAATTGTTTCGATTTTTCTAGTCTGTTTGGCGCAATATCTTCGGCAAGCATACTTTTAGAAACATCGACTGCAAAGACTATATCAACACCTTCGCGTTTTACTGTTTCTAATTTAGATCCAATTTTTGGGTTTACCAAAGCCATTGTTAAACTTGCAAAAGCCAAACATAAAATCACAA includes these proteins:
- a CDS encoding VWA domain-containing protein gives rise to the protein MQLEEKIWFWALLIIPIILVLFLVLQLWKRKTQNKFANQAILKRLSPNKSLFKSVLKIVILCLAFASLTMALVNPKIGSKLETVKREGVDIVFAVDVSKSMLAEDIAPNRLEKSKQLVTQIINNLASDRVGIIAYAGKAFPQLPITTDYGSAKMFLQNMNTDMMSSQGTAINEAIELAKTYYDDDQQTNRVLVIISDGEDHSEAAASVAEEASEAGIRIFTIGVGSEKGGPIPLKRNGVILNYKKDRQGETVITKLNEDTLKNIAKSANGVYINGNNTGKVVDEIRDILNKMDKTKFESKQFAAYESQFQWFLGFGILLLFIDIFLLERKTAWLKKLNLFNENL